A section of the Polynucleobacter sp. AP-Jannik-300A-C4 genome encodes:
- the tldD gene encoding metalloprotease TldD, which produces MRAPEALFPSDWTKPKKQADLLKLAKSILLEPTGLSEQDLHRTFGDMFTHQLDDADLYFQHTRNESWSLEEGIVKSGSFSIDQGVGVRAIYGDKTAFAYSDEINLEALNKAAKSTRVIGPQGGTRAVASKIFTPVSNELYSDLNPLDSLAPQEKIALLEGIERRAKARDPRIIQVMASLAGEFDVVLVVRADGLLAADVRPLVRVSVHVIAEQNGRRESGSSGGGARHDYHYFNTELINQYVDEAVDGALINLDSRPAPAGPMTVVMGPGWPGVLLHEAVGHGLEGDFNRKGSSAFAGCIGQRVAAKGVTVVDDGTLSGRRGSLNIDDEGTPTQCTTLIEDGILKGYIQDSLNARLMNMPLTGNGRRESFASLPMPRMTNTYMMAGKDDPQEIVASIKRGLYAVNFGGGQVDITSGKFVFSASEAYWVENGKIQYPVKGATIIGSGPESLKQVSMIGNDLKLDGGIGVCGKEGQSVPVGVGQPTLRIDSLTVGGTA; this is translated from the coding sequence ATGAGAGCACCAGAAGCATTATTTCCAAGTGATTGGACCAAGCCCAAGAAGCAGGCCGACCTTCTTAAATTAGCGAAGTCTATTCTGCTGGAACCAACTGGCCTCTCTGAGCAAGATTTACATCGCACCTTTGGCGACATGTTTACACATCAACTGGATGATGCTGACCTTTACTTCCAGCACACTCGTAACGAGAGTTGGAGTCTTGAAGAAGGTATCGTGAAATCCGGCAGCTTTAGTATTGATCAAGGTGTGGGAGTGCGTGCAATTTACGGAGATAAAACTGCCTTTGCTTACTCCGATGAAATAAATCTAGAAGCTCTCAACAAGGCAGCCAAATCCACTCGCGTGATTGGACCCCAAGGAGGCACTCGCGCTGTTGCAAGCAAAATATTTACACCAGTCTCTAACGAGCTCTACTCAGACTTAAACCCCCTAGACTCACTCGCGCCACAAGAAAAGATTGCTTTACTTGAAGGCATTGAGCGTCGTGCAAAAGCGCGAGACCCACGCATCATTCAGGTCATGGCTAGTCTAGCCGGTGAGTTCGATGTGGTGCTCGTAGTTCGTGCTGATGGCTTATTAGCTGCTGACGTACGTCCACTAGTACGGGTATCAGTACATGTGATTGCCGAACAAAATGGTCGTCGCGAATCTGGATCTTCTGGTGGCGGTGCTCGTCATGATTATCACTACTTCAATACAGAGTTAATTAATCAATATGTTGATGAAGCTGTGGATGGCGCCCTGATTAATCTAGACTCTCGCCCAGCTCCCGCGGGACCAATGACAGTAGTCATGGGGCCAGGATGGCCTGGAGTGTTATTGCACGAAGCGGTAGGTCATGGACTAGAAGGTGACTTTAATCGAAAAGGCTCTTCTGCTTTTGCTGGCTGCATTGGACAGCGCGTTGCCGCTAAAGGGGTCACTGTAGTAGACGATGGGACACTTTCTGGTCGTCGTGGCTCACTCAATATCGATGATGAAGGCACACCGACCCAGTGCACCACGCTGATTGAAGACGGTATCTTGAAGGGCTACATTCAGGATAGTTTGAATGCCCGACTCATGAATATGCCTCTCACCGGAAATGGACGACGGGAGAGTTTTGCCTCCCTACCCATGCCTCGTATGACCAATACCTACATGATGGCTGGCAAAGACGATCCCCAAGAAATCGTAGCCAGTATTAAACGTGGTCTTTACGCGGTCAATTTCGGGGGCGGCCAAGTCGACATTACAAGCGGTAAATTCGTGTTTTCAGCCTCAGAAGCCTATTGGGTAGAAAACGGCAAAATTCAATATCCAGTCAAAGGTGCAACCATTATTGGGAGCGGTCCAGAGTCCCTAAAACAGGTCTCCATGATCGGAAATGACCTGAAATTAGATGGCGGTATCGGGGTTTGCGGCAAAGAAGGTCAGAGCGTCCCCGTGGGCGTTGGACAGCCAACTTTACGTATCGACAGCCTGACTGTCGGAGGAACTGCTTAA
- the glnE gene encoding bifunctional [glutamate--ammonia ligase]-adenylyl-L-tyrosine phosphorylase/[glutamate--ammonia-ligase] adenylyltransferase, with protein sequence MTSFPVQIEFLKQHSSYAQRWLHSRPEWVEWLRLQGARKVDIAGIKDLLTPCQDALASPDQDEAQFMADLRLARQRLMLWIAFRDLNGMASLGEVMHALSHFAEEVVALSIAYIREDLKRRFGLPWSTVTDSEMPLMVVGMGKLGGLELNLSSDIDLIFLYEHEGDTQGGPKSLSYHEWFTRMGKRLIKLLAEHDANGFVFRVDMRLRPNGDSGPLVCSLDMLEEYLLVQGREWERYAWIKGRLIAPLPESPDFAHCERELDQLIRPFVYRRHLDYGVIASIRELHAQIQHEAEKRSSNHHGRSRDIKLGRGGIREIEFLAQMFQLMRGGTDPRFRIRPTLEVLDLVKQKEILPASEVEDLKAAYIYLRRLEHRIQVWEDQQTHYLPEDEGARTRLAESMVGPNQTQDRNAFMSELDKHQAAVAQYFEKAFVLDDAARLDNTSLPAGWEPNGMLFPESATRWLSWTDSSKQRQLPEKSRIIFSNLIRKAADSLQADQPTGISADQTLLRFFDLLEAVARRSAYLSILSEYPQALSNVLALLKASQWGAEYLTRHPHLLDYLLNSRTEKALIEQPEQYWQEVKATLEMRLNDVMADGDGSEQAMDILRITHHTETFITLLADLGIGVDRELSVEKVSDHLSALADLILQTTFERVWPSVAKKFGLPIDATAPFAVISYGKLGGKELGYASDLDLVFLYQAEETDFAAQEIYALLAKRMINWLTAYTSTGSLFEIDTRLRPNGSAGFLVTNADAFKKYQLREGDNAAWVWEHQALTRARFSAGSKVLGAFFDDVRFEVLSQKRDVDQLRHEILEMRRKVHAGHPNPTPDFDLKHDAGGMVDIEFIVQFLVLAFSNTYPQLIGNLGNIALLRIAGEAGLIQASMAQDVGDAYRLLRARQHRLRLDGAEKTRVDLECEPQLVKAREVVLALWQEIFLAPSNA encoded by the coding sequence ATGACTAGCTTTCCTGTCCAAATTGAATTTCTAAAGCAGCACTCCAGCTACGCTCAACGTTGGCTTCATTCTCGCCCTGAATGGGTAGAGTGGCTTCGCTTACAGGGTGCTCGCAAGGTAGATATTGCCGGGATTAAGGATCTATTAACCCCTTGTCAGGATGCTTTAGCTTCTCCAGACCAGGATGAGGCTCAATTTATGGCTGATCTGAGGTTGGCTAGACAGCGTCTCATGCTCTGGATTGCTTTCCGAGATCTCAATGGTATGGCCAGTCTTGGTGAGGTGATGCATGCACTCAGTCACTTTGCTGAGGAGGTAGTAGCACTATCGATTGCCTATATTCGTGAAGATCTAAAGCGTCGCTTTGGTTTGCCTTGGAGCACGGTCACTGATTCAGAGATGCCCTTGATGGTGGTGGGCATGGGTAAGTTAGGCGGCTTAGAACTCAATCTTTCCTCTGATATCGACCTGATCTTTTTGTATGAGCATGAAGGGGATACGCAAGGTGGGCCTAAGAGCCTCTCCTATCACGAGTGGTTTACTCGAATGGGTAAGCGTTTGATAAAACTATTAGCAGAGCATGATGCAAATGGATTTGTATTTCGGGTAGATATGCGCCTGAGACCCAATGGAGATTCTGGCCCTTTGGTCTGTAGTCTCGATATGCTCGAGGAGTACCTCCTAGTTCAAGGCAGGGAGTGGGAGCGCTACGCTTGGATTAAGGGAAGATTGATTGCGCCTTTACCGGAATCACCTGATTTTGCTCATTGTGAGCGGGAGCTTGATCAACTCATTCGTCCTTTTGTCTATCGCCGGCATTTAGATTATGGTGTGATTGCATCCATCCGTGAATTGCATGCGCAGATACAGCATGAAGCTGAGAAACGTTCCTCCAATCATCATGGTCGATCTAGGGATATTAAGTTAGGCCGTGGCGGCATCCGTGAGATTGAATTCTTGGCGCAAATGTTTCAGTTAATGCGCGGAGGTACAGATCCTCGTTTTCGCATTCGCCCTACTCTAGAAGTTTTGGACTTGGTGAAGCAAAAAGAAATTCTGCCTGCTAGTGAAGTAGAGGATCTAAAGGCGGCTTATATATACTTGCGCCGCTTAGAGCATCGCATTCAGGTGTGGGAGGATCAGCAGACACACTATTTGCCCGAGGATGAGGGTGCACGCACTCGCTTAGCAGAGAGCATGGTTGGTCCTAATCAAACTCAAGACCGGAATGCATTCATGTCTGAGCTCGATAAACATCAGGCGGCAGTAGCCCAGTATTTTGAAAAAGCATTTGTGCTTGATGATGCGGCGCGTCTAGACAATACCTCCTTGCCGGCAGGGTGGGAGCCGAACGGCATGCTGTTTCCAGAGTCTGCAACTCGCTGGCTGTCTTGGACTGATAGCTCAAAGCAAAGACAGTTGCCAGAAAAAAGCAGGATCATTTTCAGCAATCTCATTCGTAAGGCTGCGGATAGTTTGCAGGCAGATCAGCCTACAGGAATTAGTGCAGACCAAACTTTGCTTCGCTTTTTTGATTTATTGGAGGCGGTTGCTCGGCGCAGTGCTTATTTATCGATTTTGTCAGAGTATCCGCAGGCGCTATCTAATGTGCTCGCTTTGCTCAAAGCCTCTCAATGGGGTGCGGAGTATTTAACTAGGCATCCCCACCTTTTAGATTACTTGCTTAACTCGCGTACTGAAAAAGCTCTTATTGAGCAACCGGAGCAATATTGGCAGGAAGTAAAAGCCACATTAGAGATGCGTTTGAATGATGTGATGGCTGATGGCGATGGTTCAGAGCAGGCCATGGATATTTTGCGCATTACCCACCACACCGAGACCTTTATTACGCTTTTGGCGGATCTGGGAATTGGCGTTGATCGTGAGCTTTCAGTTGAGAAGGTCAGCGATCATTTATCTGCATTAGCGGACTTAATCTTGCAGACTACTTTTGAGCGCGTATGGCCTAGCGTTGCTAAGAAGTTTGGGTTACCTATTGATGCGACCGCACCATTTGCGGTGATCTCCTATGGAAAGTTAGGCGGTAAAGAATTAGGATATGCCTCGGATTTGGACTTGGTTTTTTTATATCAAGCCGAGGAAACCGATTTTGCTGCTCAAGAAATTTACGCCTTACTAGCCAAGCGCATGATCAATTGGTTAACCGCTTACACATCAACTGGTAGTCTGTTTGAAATCGACACACGTCTTCGTCCAAATGGCTCCGCAGGATTCTTGGTAACCAATGCCGATGCGTTTAAGAAATACCAACTACGTGAAGGTGATAATGCTGCTTGGGTTTGGGAGCATCAAGCTCTCACGCGCGCAAGGTTCTCGGCGGGAAGTAAAGTGCTTGGAGCATTCTTTGATGATGTGCGTTTTGAGGTTTTAAGTCAAAAGCGTGATGTTGATCAGTTACGCCATGAGATTTTAGAAATGCGTCGCAAAGTCCATGCTGGGCATCCAAATCCGACTCCCGACTTTGATTTAAAGCATGATGCCGGCGGCATGGTAGATATTGAGTTTATTGTGCAATTTTTAGTCTTAGCATTTTCAAATACTTACCCACAACTGATTGGTAATTTAGGAAATATCGCCTTGCTACGTATTGCTGGAGAGGCGGGTTTAATTCAAGCTTCGATGGCCCAAGATGTAGGCGATGCTTATCGTCTACTGCGAGCGCGTCAACATCGCTTGCGTTTAGATGGTGCAGAAAAGACGCGGGTAGATTTAGAGTGTGAACCTCAACTGGTTAAGGCAAGAGAAGTGGTGTTGGCTCTATGGCAGGAAATATTCCTTGCGCCATCGAACGCTTGA
- a CDS encoding carbon-nitrogen hydrolase family protein, producing MNSLRNASELNMASIQMVSTPSLSENLEVAEGLIKAAADCGAQIAVLPEYFCLMGLKDTDKVNAREAAGSGPIQERLATIAQENNIYLVAGTIPLEAKESNKVLNTSLVFDPTGKQIARYDKIHLFGFQTETERYEESETITAGSQPGQFAIRINEVDWHFGLSICYDLRFPELYRALGQVDCHIIPAAFTYTTGKDHWEILLRARAIENQCYVLSSAQGGVHLNQRRTWGESMLIDPWGEILSNLPEGEGFIQGKLSKDKLKEVRSKLPALKHRKL from the coding sequence ATGAACTCGCTAAGAAATGCTTCTGAACTCAATATGGCTTCGATACAAATGGTATCGACCCCTAGCCTCAGCGAGAACCTTGAGGTTGCTGAAGGCTTGATTAAAGCTGCCGCAGATTGCGGTGCTCAGATTGCCGTACTGCCAGAATATTTTTGCTTAATGGGCTTGAAAGATACAGATAAGGTAAACGCACGAGAAGCTGCTGGATCGGGTCCAATTCAAGAGCGCCTTGCAACTATAGCCCAAGAAAATAATATTTATCTCGTGGCTGGCACTATTCCTCTTGAGGCGAAAGAGTCCAACAAAGTTCTCAATACCTCTCTCGTATTTGATCCCACAGGAAAGCAAATCGCTCGCTACGACAAAATCCACTTGTTTGGTTTTCAAACCGAAACAGAGCGTTACGAAGAATCAGAAACGATTACAGCAGGTAGTCAGCCAGGTCAATTTGCCATCAGGATCAATGAAGTTGACTGGCACTTTGGATTAAGTATTTGTTATGACCTTCGTTTTCCAGAGCTGTACCGCGCCCTCGGACAAGTCGATTGTCACATCATTCCAGCTGCATTTACCTACACAACTGGTAAGGATCATTGGGAGATCCTCTTGCGCGCACGTGCTATTGAAAACCAGTGCTATGTACTATCGTCAGCTCAAGGCGGTGTACACCTAAATCAACGCCGAACCTGGGGTGAGAGCATGCTCATTGACCCTTGGGGCGAGATTCTGAGCAATCTTCCTGAAGGAGAAGGTTTTATTCAGGGCAAACTCAGCAAAGATAAATTAAAAGAGGTACGCTCTAAGCTACCGGCACTAAAACACCGCAAGCTTTAA
- a CDS encoding YhdP family protein, with protein MLRNIIRTRLQSALQKRPPGSSGGWRKRALILAGITVAFFVLGHLGVRFILWPQIEKSKPALEHLMSARLGANITMDDVQVSWTGIRPSFAIQGLRFNNSKTSTPSLLIQNINGQLSWLTFYHLAPYFHEITFDQIELYAQRDAKGAISIAGIPIHSKENDFSAENWLFAQNDIQINDAKIFWEDQQSRKLKTSIDIQSIHLKNGIRSHQGQLLVQTPWSASPIKLQADFVHHLGGQEGNWRDWIGSFSWELTELNLSHISKDISLPLHDLGGNVNSQGSIKLDSGKANGGQISLAADNLRVQLNQGEDPLEFGRLETNLVQGTDGGLNSITTKTLAWRNIDSPSTAPLEKLSPITFRWRSPKDGGEITEFGFSSPKVQVEDIALFALNLPLPKKIHQWIKISEADGELQNLDINWSERKSALSTLPIPGNWFSANKLDYTISAKLNDISFTGVNKSMPSALNLSGSLVSDQKQGSFTLDSTNLELEMHDFLSDPEIQLDRAKGSISWSKQKGGWLINAKNMQLSNSEITTNFDLSYLIGDPKQPDQMTLDMEFVKAKLATAHRYLPVGMDRDSRAYLSKAFEAGEIQNGSLHIKGDPNQVPYPSGTAGELSLHLPFSTAIFKPAPLLPKSQGVWQAFSNVSGNIDMKQAILNVDVDKANYKKVALSNVKSQIPNLSAKNLNLLINGSIEGEGSEILEYLFASPVGVKQVNIAKNLTLKGPVNLGLDLKVPLSGSDDVHFDAKINLPGNQAQWGQAPPLNNLMGKVRITEVNPEFENITANFLGGDLKIVSAPSTAGNTSFSIRGDINASFIKDYISGNLKSSTHPALLTAMSGSAKYEGLINFNKAGSQTNLKFDLRNWVSTAPAPANKLAGTPMLGELSLKTYPAGKNSSVHSDWSGKLGDQYFLQGNLNFANEIKNALGVGSPAPLPQQGSSLHLVSNELNLDQWVEFLGAKKSANKAIDAKPSDAPEDDVQISAQVKKLIALDREWTDVSMQSQKKNRIWQLQLNAPQIAGQVQWHPSSGDHPSGLIAGKLARLKVPDQRIAPDPLNKEDSPQKPSSVNTPVNPNAIPSLDLVIDDFSWKKAKLGTVKIQSRTSQDLVKIDSIQINNPQGNSIVKGQWSARTPNVAEQSSFTANVNIQDAGQIISHWSNSKSVEGGEGKLNASLSWSGSPFSPNYDSLTGTVSLDLAKGRLLEVNSDGAKLLDVLSLQSLFRFATLDLKGSLGSLVTKGTPFNSINTNFEVAQGIAQAKQFTMVLDQARVAMTGQINVPKETQDLRITIFPTIDATAGSLAAFAINPIIGLGAVVGQYLITNQINRSMQTDYLIQGSWDNPEVIPLDQKGQPLDAKTMETIRTKNLLKEQTKPGTPTSAPASPPANQNIPT; from the coding sequence ATGCTTCGAAATATCATCCGGACTCGCCTACAAAGTGCGCTTCAAAAACGTCCACCAGGTTCTAGCGGCGGTTGGCGCAAGCGCGCCCTCATACTTGCTGGTATCACCGTGGCTTTTTTTGTACTTGGCCATCTTGGGGTGCGCTTTATTCTCTGGCCTCAGATCGAAAAATCTAAGCCGGCCCTAGAGCATTTGATGAGTGCGCGCTTAGGCGCCAACATCACGATGGATGACGTACAAGTATCTTGGACCGGAATTCGTCCGAGTTTTGCGATTCAGGGATTAAGGTTTAACAACTCAAAAACGTCGACCCCTTCCCTGCTTATTCAAAACATCAATGGGCAACTTAGCTGGCTAACTTTTTATCACTTAGCCCCGTATTTTCATGAGATCACATTTGATCAGATTGAGCTTTACGCACAACGAGATGCAAAAGGTGCGATCTCAATTGCCGGAATTCCCATTCATAGCAAAGAGAATGACTTTTCTGCCGAGAATTGGTTGTTTGCTCAAAACGATATACAAATCAACGACGCCAAAATATTTTGGGAAGATCAGCAAAGTCGAAAGCTAAAGACCTCAATTGACATTCAAAGCATCCACCTAAAAAATGGCATTCGCAGTCATCAAGGTCAGTTGCTTGTACAAACACCTTGGAGTGCTAGCCCAATCAAACTCCAAGCTGACTTTGTTCATCATCTTGGGGGACAAGAAGGTAATTGGCGAGATTGGATCGGAAGCTTTTCATGGGAGCTTACTGAACTCAATCTCAGCCATATTTCTAAGGATATTAGCCTTCCACTCCATGATCTCGGTGGCAATGTCAACTCTCAGGGCAGCATAAAACTCGATAGCGGAAAAGCCAATGGTGGGCAAATCTCGTTGGCGGCCGATAATCTCCGAGTCCAATTAAATCAAGGCGAAGATCCCCTTGAGTTCGGTAGGTTGGAAACCAATCTAGTGCAGGGTACAGATGGTGGCCTCAATTCCATCACAACAAAAACTTTAGCATGGCGCAATATTGACAGTCCTAGCACCGCCCCCCTTGAAAAATTAAGCCCCATTACTTTCCGCTGGCGCTCCCCTAAGGATGGTGGCGAGATCACAGAGTTTGGTTTTTCCTCGCCAAAAGTACAAGTAGAGGATATTGCACTCTTCGCACTCAATCTTCCCCTGCCGAAAAAAATACATCAGTGGATCAAGATTTCTGAAGCAGATGGTGAGCTGCAGAACTTGGATATCAATTGGTCTGAAAGAAAATCTGCTCTATCCACTTTACCAATTCCAGGTAATTGGTTTTCCGCCAATAAACTTGATTACACGATCAGCGCAAAGCTCAATGACATTAGCTTTACCGGAGTGAACAAATCGATGCCATCAGCTTTAAATTTGTCCGGCAGCTTAGTCAGCGATCAGAAGCAAGGCAGCTTCACACTCGACTCTACAAATCTTGAATTGGAGATGCATGATTTTTTATCCGATCCCGAGATTCAATTAGACCGCGCAAAAGGCTCCATTAGCTGGTCCAAGCAAAAAGGTGGTTGGCTCATTAATGCCAAGAATATGCAGTTGAGTAACTCTGAGATCACCACCAATTTTGATCTGAGCTACCTCATTGGTGATCCCAAGCAACCCGATCAAATGACGCTAGATATGGAATTCGTTAAGGCTAAATTAGCAACAGCGCATCGCTATCTACCTGTTGGAATGGATAGGGATAGTCGCGCCTATCTGAGTAAGGCGTTTGAGGCTGGAGAGATTCAAAATGGCTCTTTACATATTAAGGGCGACCCAAATCAAGTGCCTTACCCTAGCGGAACTGCGGGGGAACTCAGCTTGCATCTACCTTTCTCCACCGCAATATTCAAGCCAGCACCCCTGCTGCCAAAAAGCCAAGGGGTTTGGCAAGCATTTAGTAATGTCAGCGGCAACATTGACATGAAACAAGCAATCTTGAATGTAGATGTTGATAAAGCTAACTATAAAAAAGTGGCGCTTTCAAATGTCAAATCACAAATACCTAATCTCAGCGCTAAAAACCTAAACTTACTCATCAATGGCTCAATCGAAGGTGAAGGCTCGGAAATTCTGGAGTACTTATTTGCATCGCCTGTGGGCGTCAAACAAGTCAACATAGCTAAAAATCTCACCCTCAAGGGTCCAGTTAATCTAGGTCTTGACTTAAAAGTTCCGCTGTCTGGAAGCGATGATGTTCACTTCGATGCAAAAATTAACCTCCCCGGTAATCAAGCTCAATGGGGACAAGCTCCTCCATTAAACAATCTGATGGGTAAGGTGCGAATTACTGAGGTCAATCCAGAGTTTGAAAATATCACTGCAAACTTTTTGGGTGGAGACTTGAAAATTGTAAGCGCGCCCTCCACAGCAGGAAATACTAGCTTCAGCATTAGGGGTGATATCAATGCTAGCTTCATCAAAGATTACATCTCAGGAAATTTAAAATCCTCAACCCATCCAGCGCTACTGACTGCAATGAGCGGATCAGCCAAATATGAAGGCTTGATTAACTTTAATAAAGCGGGAAGTCAAACCAATCTGAAATTTGATTTGCGCAATTGGGTAAGCACTGCGCCTGCACCTGCCAACAAATTAGCGGGAACCCCTATGCTAGGTGAGCTCAGCCTAAAAACTTACCCGGCAGGCAAGAACAGTTCAGTACATTCAGATTGGTCTGGAAAATTGGGGGATCAATATTTCCTCCAAGGAAATCTCAATTTCGCGAATGAAATAAAAAATGCTTTAGGAGTGGGATCGCCGGCACCATTGCCACAACAAGGTAGTTCGCTTCACTTAGTAAGCAATGAACTCAATCTTGATCAATGGGTAGAATTTTTGGGAGCAAAAAAATCAGCCAATAAAGCGATTGATGCTAAACCGTCTGACGCCCCCGAGGATGACGTCCAAATATCCGCTCAAGTAAAGAAATTAATTGCTCTAGATCGCGAATGGACTGATGTGAGCATGCAGTCCCAGAAGAAAAATAGGATCTGGCAACTCCAATTAAATGCACCTCAAATTGCTGGTCAAGTGCAATGGCATCCCAGCAGTGGCGATCATCCGAGCGGGCTAATTGCTGGAAAACTTGCGCGCCTGAAAGTGCCAGATCAACGCATAGCTCCTGATCCACTCAATAAGGAAGATAGCCCACAAAAACCATCTTCAGTTAACACCCCCGTCAACCCCAACGCGATTCCCAGCTTAGATTTAGTAATTGATGACTTTAGCTGGAAAAAAGCAAAGTTGGGTACGGTAAAGATCCAATCGAGAACCAGCCAGGATCTCGTGAAAATCGATTCTATTCAGATTAATAATCCTCAAGGCAACTCCATCGTCAAAGGTCAATGGAGTGCAAGAACTCCAAACGTTGCGGAACAGAGCTCTTTTACTGCCAATGTGAACATCCAAGATGCCGGACAAATTATTTCTCATTGGAGTAACTCTAAGTCTGTAGAAGGTGGAGAGGGGAAGCTTAATGCTTCACTCTCATGGTCTGGATCACCCTTTTCACCAAATTATGATTCTTTAACTGGCACCGTTAGCCTTGACCTTGCTAAAGGTCGTTTACTTGAAGTCAATTCTGATGGCGCAAAATTATTAGATGTTTTGAGTCTGCAAAGCTTGTTTAGGTTTGCTACCTTGGACTTAAAAGGTAGTCTTGGCAGCTTGGTCACCAAAGGCACCCCATTTAACTCAATTAATACCAATTTTGAGGTCGCGCAAGGCATTGCACAAGCTAAGCAATTCACGATGGTTCTGGATCAGGCTCGTGTTGCAATGACTGGGCAAATTAACGTGCCCAAAGAAACTCAAGATTTACGCATCACTATCTTCCCAACAATTGATGCCACAGCAGGCTCACTGGCGGCATTTGCGATTAACCCAATTATTGGTCTGGGGGCGGTCGTAGGTCAATACCTCATTACCAATCAAATTAATCGCAGTATGCAAACAGATTATTTGATTCAGGGTTCTTGGGATAACCCAGAGGTCATCCCACTCGATCAGAAGGGTCAACCGCTTGATGCAAAAACAATGGAAACGATTCGCACTAAGAATCTTTTGAAAGAGCAAACCAAACCTGGTACGCCCACTTCTGCACCCGCAAGCCCACCTGCAAATCAAAATATCCCCACCTAA
- a CDS encoding 3-deoxy-7-phosphoheptulonate synthase, which translates to MSQQNTNPANWYAAVDKTSDTDDQRIHNITVLPPPEHLIRFFPISGTPTEALISKTRKKIRDIIHGKDDRLLVIIGPCSIHDPRAAVEYCQRLLAERDRFAGELEIVMRVYFEKPRTTVGWKGLINDPYLDESYRIEEGLRIARQVLMEINRLGMPAGSEFLDVISPQYIADLISWGAIGARTTESQVHRELASGLSAPIGFKNGTDGNIKIATDAIQAASRPHHFLSVHKNGQVSIVETKGNKDCHVILRGGKEPNYEAQYVQAACSELAAAKLPASLMVDLSHANSSKKHERQIVVAENIAEQIESGSNQIFGVMIESHLNDGAQKFTPGKDDPNKLEYGKSITDACINWEDSVNVLQRLALAVKNRRKAKK; encoded by the coding sequence ATGAGCCAACAAAACACTAATCCCGCAAACTGGTACGCTGCCGTCGACAAAACGTCAGATACGGATGATCAACGCATTCATAACATTACTGTTCTGCCACCGCCAGAGCATTTGATTCGCTTCTTCCCGATCTCGGGAACCCCTACTGAAGCACTCATTAGCAAAACTCGTAAAAAGATTCGCGACATCATTCATGGAAAAGATGATCGCCTACTCGTCATCATCGGACCTTGCTCAATCCACGATCCTCGCGCTGCTGTTGAGTACTGTCAGCGACTACTCGCAGAGCGCGATCGTTTTGCCGGTGAACTCGAAATTGTGATGCGCGTCTATTTTGAAAAGCCACGCACAACTGTGGGTTGGAAAGGTTTGATTAATGATCCGTACTTAGATGAGAGCTATCGTATTGAAGAAGGTTTGCGTATTGCCCGCCAAGTGTTGATGGAAATTAATCGTCTTGGTATGCCAGCTGGAAGCGAATTCTTGGATGTGATTTCTCCGCAATATATTGCTGACTTGATTTCTTGGGGCGCTATCGGAGCACGCACCACTGAGAGTCAAGTTCACCGCGAACTCGCCTCAGGCCTCTCTGCACCAATCGGATTCAAGAATGGTACCGACGGAAACATTAAGATTGCTACCGATGCGATTCAAGCGGCTAGCCGTCCACACCACTTCTTATCAGTGCATAAGAATGGTCAGGTTTCTATTGTGGAGACTAAAGGCAATAAAGACTGTCACGTTATTTTGCGTGGTGGTAAAGAGCCAAACTATGAAGCGCAGTATGTACAAGCGGCCTGCTCAGAGCTTGCAGCAGCAAAGCTTCCAGCTAGTTTAATGGTTGACTTGTCGCATGCGAACTCCAGCAAAAAACATGAGCGTCAAATTGTGGTGGCAGAAAATATTGCCGAGCAAATTGAATCTGGCTCAAATCAAATTTTCGGCGTAATGATTGAAAGTCACCTAAATGATGGTGCACAAAAATTCACGCCAGGAAAAGATGATCCAAATAAGTTGGAATATGGCAAGAGTATTACTGATGCCTGCATTAACTGGGAAGATTCAGTCAATGTATTGCAACGCTTAGCTTTAGCTGTGAAAAATCGCAGAAAAGCAAAGAAATAA